One region of Brassica napus cultivar Da-Ae chromosome A10, Da-Ae, whole genome shotgun sequence genomic DNA includes:
- the LOC106370245 gene encoding uncharacterized protein LOC106370245 → MNITNLSITVNLFMSLILNQPSELCLRAPVLVRCSPLHSNSLSSASLPQTQTLPKFIYCADPCRPQLARIMVRRDGDMIPFDLDSPYDFMEAPELIGSTSGWITSLVDGRVCLYTHRGKRPDHERIWLPALESLPLCQAQVVTNVAMSSSSPEEEYRVVAVKFLGPQLSICQLISRRHAQVEVEGIHIRISNPCFFSSPVMYSEKEDMFRIVGSGGHLVGSWDLRKHKDTPKIQRLQFQNLPELSKAKRELLYSCKTSEHLVESRTTGETFMVKWYKRTSKTIERMETKALMVFKIDEEGNAVYTQDIGDLCIFLTMTESFCVPACSVRHMRPSRVKIMDVDEITIVDLAAQKWN, encoded by the coding sequence ATGAACATCACCAATTTATCAATTACGGTAAATTTATTCATGTCTCTAATTCTCAACCAGCCCTCGGAGCTATGCCTGAGGGCACCAGTGTTGGTAAGATGCTCTCCTCTTCACTCTAATAGCCTCTCATCTGCATCCTTGCCGCAAACGCAAACCCTTCCTAAATTCATCTACTGCGCTGATCCTTGTAGACCACAACTCGCAAGAATCATGGTTAGGAGGGATGGTGACATGATTCCTTTTGATTTGGATTCGCCTTATGATTTTATGGAGGCACCGGAATTGATAGGATCAACCAGTGGATGGATAACGTCTTTGGTGGACGGCAGGGTGTGTCTCTACACACACCGGGGGAAGCGTCCTGATCATGAAAGAATTTGGTTACCTGCTCTTGAAAGTCTGCCTCTTTGCCAAGCCCAAGTGGTCACCAACGTGGCGATGTCCTCATCTTCTCCAGAGGAAGAGTACCGTGTTGTGGCTGTCAAGTTCTTGGGACCTCAACTCAGCATATGTCAACTCATAAGTCGTAGACATGCTCAAGTCGAAGTGGAGGGAATCCACATCAGAATCTCAAACCCTTGTTTCTTCTCCTCCCCTGTCATGTACTCTGAGAAAGAGGACATGTTTCGCATTGTCGGATCTGGAGGCCACCTTGTTGGATCATGGGATCTCCGCAAACACAAGGACACACCAAAGATTCAGAGACTCCAATTTCAAAACCTTCCGGAGCTGAGCAAGGCCAAACGGGAGCTTCTGTACTCGTGCAAGACCAGCGAACACTTGGTGGAGTCAAGAACCACCGGTGAAACTTTCATGGTCAAATGGTACAAAAGGACGTCCAAGACCATAGAGAGAATGGAAACAAAAGCTTTAATGGTCTTCAAGATAGACGAGGAAGGTAACGCTGTTTACACTCAAGATATTGGTGATCTCTGCATTTTCCTCACAATGACTGAATCTTTCTGTGTCCCTGCTTGCTCTGTTCGCCACATGCGTCCTAGTCGCGTCAAAATCATGGATGTCGACGAAATCACTATTGTCGATCTGGCTGCTCAAAAGTGGAACTGA
- the LOC106370244 gene encoding arabinogalactan protein 22-like, with amino-acid sequence MASLKFPLEILAVFVIISVILLPIAHAQSPSPAPAPTSDGTSIDQGVAYVLMMVALALTYFIH; translated from the exons atggCGTCTCTAAAATTTCCATTGGAGATTCTCGCCGTCTTCGTCATTATCTCCGTGATTCTCTTGCCGATTGCTCATGCGCAATCACCTTCGCCTGCTCCTGCACCCACCAGCGatg GAACATCGATAGATCAGGGGGTAGCATATGTTCTAATGATGGTGGCTCTGGCGTTGACTTATTTCATCCATTAA
- the LOC106371305 gene encoding plastid division protein PDV1 isoform X1 — translation MGEMEMEEIEAVLEKICDLHDKLSDEIHMISRSHFLKSVKPATRSEKRKSQGINSAEEKPQEGYVFIKGFPVHDNDAAIQEAKSLNAIRTALEHLEDQLEFFHIMSQTIHTQQRTERDVAVARLEQSRMLLAKRLAEHHGKSYGVLDETLAFVGSIKTSTNFVYNSSPNTAGAYSHGPKSNFVINAFAWTFGLAKRALGFNHVRGVLGNAAIFAISMVAMLHLQQVASSEHHRLGKKQRKTYRREMSSSDISLDHLDVMMARG, via the exons ATGGGAGAGATGGAGATGGAAGAAATCGAAGCAGTTCTGGAGAAAATCTGCGATCTGCACGACAAGCTCAGCGACGAGATTCACATGATTTCGCGCTCTCACTTCCTCAAATCCGTTAAACCAGCAACCAGATCGGAGAAGAGGAAGAGCCAGGGCATCAACTCCGCCGAAGAGAAGCCACAGGAGGGATACGTCTTCATCAAGGGCTTCCCCGTTCACGATAACGACGCCGCGATTCAAGAGGCCAAGAGCCTTAACGCGATTCGAACCGCGCTTGAGCACCTCGAAGACCAGCTCGAGTTCTTCCAT ATAATGTCTCAGACGATACATACACAGCAACGAACAGAGAGGGATGTAGCAGTTGCTCGGCTTGAACAAAGCAGGATGTTACTAGCAAAGCGATTGGCTGAACACCACGGCAAGAGCTACGGAGTTCTAGATGAAACTCTTGCCTTCgttgggagcattaaaaccTCCACAAATTTCGTTTACAACTCCTCTCCAAACACAGCCGGGGCATACTCTCATGGACCAAAGTCCAACTTTGTAATCAACGCCTTTGCGTGGACCTTCGGGTTGGCCAAAAGAGCACTTGGATTCAACCATGTGAGAGGCGTACTAGGAAACGCTGCTATATTCGCTATAAGCATGGTCGCTATGCTACATCTTCAGCAAGTTGCTTCTAGTGAACATCATCGTCTAgggaagaaacagaggaaaacaTACAGAAGAGAGATGTCTTCTTCTGACATAAGCTTGGACCACTTGGACGTCATGATGGCTCGTGGTTAA
- the LOC106371305 gene encoding plastid division protein PDV1 isoform X2, translated as MGEMEMEEIEAVLEKICDLHDKLSDEIHMISRSHFLKSVKPATRSEKRKSQGINSAEEKPQEGYVFIKGFPVHDNDAAIQEAKSLNAIRTALEHLEDQLEFFHTIHTQQRTERDVAVARLEQSRMLLAKRLAEHHGKSYGVLDETLAFVGSIKTSTNFVYNSSPNTAGAYSHGPKSNFVINAFAWTFGLAKRALGFNHVRGVLGNAAIFAISMVAMLHLQQVASSEHHRLGKKQRKTYRREMSSSDISLDHLDVMMARG; from the exons ATGGGAGAGATGGAGATGGAAGAAATCGAAGCAGTTCTGGAGAAAATCTGCGATCTGCACGACAAGCTCAGCGACGAGATTCACATGATTTCGCGCTCTCACTTCCTCAAATCCGTTAAACCAGCAACCAGATCGGAGAAGAGGAAGAGCCAGGGCATCAACTCCGCCGAAGAGAAGCCACAGGAGGGATACGTCTTCATCAAGGGCTTCCCCGTTCACGATAACGACGCCGCGATTCAAGAGGCCAAGAGCCTTAACGCGATTCGAACCGCGCTTGAGCACCTCGAAGACCAGCTCGAGTTCTTCCAT ACGATACATACACAGCAACGAACAGAGAGGGATGTAGCAGTTGCTCGGCTTGAACAAAGCAGGATGTTACTAGCAAAGCGATTGGCTGAACACCACGGCAAGAGCTACGGAGTTCTAGATGAAACTCTTGCCTTCgttgggagcattaaaaccTCCACAAATTTCGTTTACAACTCCTCTCCAAACACAGCCGGGGCATACTCTCATGGACCAAAGTCCAACTTTGTAATCAACGCCTTTGCGTGGACCTTCGGGTTGGCCAAAAGAGCACTTGGATTCAACCATGTGAGAGGCGTACTAGGAAACGCTGCTATATTCGCTATAAGCATGGTCGCTATGCTACATCTTCAGCAAGTTGCTTCTAGTGAACATCATCGTCTAgggaagaaacagaggaaaacaTACAGAAGAGAGATGTCTTCTTCTGACATAAGCTTGGACCACTTGGACGTCATGATGGCTCGTGGTTAA